From a region of the Enterobacter sp. JBIWA008 genome:
- the csgD gene encoding biofilm master transcriptional regulator CsgD, translated as MYNEVHSLHGHTLLLITKPSLQATALLQHLKQSLSLNGKLHNIQRSFDDIVPGSIILLDMMEADKKLIHYWQDILSRKNNNIRVLLLNTPDEYPFRDIESWPHINGVFYVTEEEDRVVKGLQGILRGECYFSQKLASYLITHSGNYRYNSSESALLTHREKEILNKLRIGASNIEIARSLFISENTVKTHLYNLFKKIAVKNRTQAVSWANDNLRR; from the coding sequence ATGTATAATGAAGTCCATAGTTTACATGGTCATACATTACTGTTGATCACAAAACCTTCTTTGCAAGCGACAGCGTTATTACAACATTTAAAGCAATCTTTATCACTGAACGGGAAATTGCATAATATTCAACGTTCTTTTGATGATATTGTACCTGGCAGCATCATTCTGCTCGATATGATGGAAGCTGATAAAAAGCTTATCCATTACTGGCAAGATATTTTAAGCAGGAAAAACAATAATATCCGCGTGTTATTATTGAATACACCTGATGAGTACCCTTTCAGAGATATTGAAAGCTGGCCGCATATCAATGGCGTGTTCTACGTCACTGAAGAAGAGGACCGGGTGGTAAAGGGGCTGCAAGGTATATTGCGCGGAGAGTGTTATTTTTCGCAAAAACTTGCCAGCTATCTCATCACGCACTCCGGAAATTATCGCTATAACAGCTCAGAGTCAGCACTGCTCACGCACCGTGAGAAAGAGATCCTGAACAAGTTACGCATTGGTGCTTCAAATATTGAAATCGCCCGTTCGTTATTTATCAGCGAAAATACGGTAAAGACGCACCTTTATAATCTTTTCAAGAAGATAGCTGTGAAAAACCGAACTCAGGCTGTTTCGTGGGCAAACGATAACCTCAGGCGTTAA
- the csgB gene encoding curli minor subunit CsgB, whose product MKNASLVMMFTLLGAPGFVTAANSDLANSEYNFAVNELSLSSLNQAAIIGQRGVFNNAEVSQDGSRLLSIVSQDGAGNRARVDQSGGYNIAWIDQSGNANDAGITQDGYGNSAKIIQKGSGNRANITQYGTQKTAVVVQKQSQMAINVIQH is encoded by the coding sequence ATGAAAAACGCATCGTTAGTTATGATGTTTACATTACTGGGTGCGCCTGGATTTGTAACCGCAGCGAATTCAGATTTGGCAAATTCTGAATATAACTTTGCGGTTAACGAATTAAGTCTTTCATCACTAAATCAGGCAGCCATTATTGGTCAACGGGGCGTTTTCAATAACGCTGAGGTTAGCCAGGACGGTTCAAGACTCTTATCCATTGTATCCCAGGATGGGGCAGGTAACAGAGCGAGAGTTGATCAATCAGGGGGTTACAATATAGCCTGGATCGATCAGAGCGGTAACGCGAATGATGCAGGTATTACGCAAGATGGATACGGTAATAGCGCGAAAATTATCCAGAAAGGGTCGGGTAATAGAGCAAATATTACGCAGTACGGTACGCAGAAAACCGCAGTTGTAGTGCAGAAACAGTCGCAAATGGCGATTAACGTTATTCAACATTAG